CACCCTGCGCGAGGCGGTGGTGGCACTCGGCGCGCCCAAGTGGAAGATGATCACGCTGGTCGCCTACCGCGCCGCGTTGTCCGGCATGGTGACCGGCATCCTGCTCGCCTTCGCGCGCATCGCCGGCGAGACGGCGCCGCTGCTGCTGACCAGCTTCGGCAACAACGTGGTGAACTGGGACCTGACGAAGGCGATGGCCAGCCTGCCGGTGGCGATCTACCAGCAGGCCAATTCCGGCTTCCCCGACCTGATCCAGATCGCCTGGGCCGGTGCGCTGATGATCACCGTCGGCGTCCTCCTGGTGAACATCATCGCGCGCACCCTGCTGCGCAAGCGCATCTGAACGAAGGCATGGCCATGAACTCCGACACCCAGACCAACATCGACACCCAGGCCGGCTTCGGCGGCATGCAGGCGCGCTCGGATGCGGTGATCAGCACCGACAACCGCATCAGCATCCGCAACCTCGACTTCTTCTACGGCCCGACGCTGCCCAAGGCGCTGAAGGGCATCAACCTGAACTTCCCGAACCGCCAGGTGACCGGGATGATCGGCCCCTCGGGCTGCGGCAAGTCCACGCTGCTGCGCGTGATGAACCGCATGTACAGCCTCTACCCCGGCCAGCGCGCCGAGGGCGAGGTGATGATGGACGGCCAGAACCTGATCGATCCCTCCGTGGACATCAACGAGCTGCGCTCCAAGGTCGGCATGGTCTTCCAGAAGCCCACGCCCTTCCCGATGACCATCTACGAGAACATCGCCTTCGGCGTGCGCCTGCACGAGAAGCTCTCCAAGGCCGAGATGGACCAGCGCGTCGAATGGGCGCTGACCCGCGCGGCCATCTGGGGCGAGGTGAAGGACCGGCTGCAGGCCAATGCCATGGGCCTCTCGGGCGGGCAGCAGCAGCGCCTCTGCATCGCGCGCACCATCGCCGTCCGCCCCGAGGTCATCCTCTTCGACGAGCCGACCAGCGCGCTCGATCCGATCTCCACGCTGAAGATCGAGGAGCTGATCGACGAGCTGAAGCGCGACTTCACCATCGCCATCGTCACGCACAACATGCAGCAGGCGGCGCGCTGCGCGGACCAGGTGGCCTTCTTCTACCTGGGCGAGCTGATCGAGGTGGCGCCGGCGGCCGAGATGTTCACGGCGCCGAAGCAGCGCAAGACCCAGGAATACATCACCGGCCGGTTCGGCTGAGGAGCACGACGATGCCCAACGGTTCCCCCTCGCACATCGTGAAATCCTACGAGGAAGACCTCAAGCGCCTGCGCGAGATGATCGCCCGCATGGGCGGCCTGGCCGAGCGCCAGGTGGCGGATGCGGCCGATGCGCTGATCCGCCGCGACAACAAGCTCGCCGCCGAGGTCGTCGCCCGCGACAAGCTGCTGGACGACATGGAGCGCGAGGTGGAGCAGTTCTGCGTCCGCCTCCTCGCGCTGCGCCAGCCCATGGCGCAGGACCTTCGCCTCATCATCGCCTGCATGAAGATCAGCCAGGACCTGGAGCGCATCGGCGACTACGCGCGCAACGGTGCCAAGCGCGCCATCGTCGTCTCGCAGCAGCCGCTCCTCGGCAGCCTCAACGGCTTCGAGCGGATGGCCGAGCTGGTGCAGGAAAACCTCAAGGGCGCGATCGACGCCCTGGTCGAGGAGGACCACGCCCAGGCCGACGCGGTCTGGGCGAATGACGAGCCCATTGACGGCATCTACAACGGCATCTTCCGCGAGATGCTGACCTTCATGATGGAAGATCCGCGGAACATCACCGCCGCCACGCACCTGCTCTTCATCGCGAAGAACATGGAGCGCATCGGCGACCACGCCACCAACATCGCCGAGCGCGTGCATTTCGCCGTGCTCGGCACGCCGCTGACGGAGGAACGCCCCAAGGCGGATGTCTCCACCTCGGCGGTGGTCCAGCCCCCGGCTTAAGGAGTGCGCGCCATGCCCGAAGGCTTCCATGGCGGGGCCAAGCCCACCATCCTCGTCGTCGAGGATGAGGCCGCCCTGCTCGCCCTGCTGCGCTACAACCTCGAGCGCCAGGGCTTCCATGTGGAGGAGGCGACGGACGGGCAGGAGGCGCTGATCCGCATCGCGGAAGCCAAGCCCGACCTCGTCCTGCTCGACTGGATGCTGCCCGCCATGTCCGGCATCGAGGTCTGCCGCCAGATCCGCCGCCGCCCCGCCACGCGTGACCTGCCGGTGATCATGGTCACCGCCCGCACCGAGGACCAGGACGCGGTGCGCGCGCTGGACACGGGCGCCGATGACTACATCGCCAAGCCCTTCGCGGTGGAGGCGCTGCTGGCCCGCATCCGCGCCCTGCTGCGCCGCTCGGCCGCCGTGCCGGCCAAGGGCAGCATCTCCTATCACGACCTGGCGATGGACCAGGACGCGCACCGGGTCACCCGCAATGGGCGCCCGCTGCACCTGGGGCCCACCGAATACCGGCTGCTGGAATTCTTCCTCTCCCACCCGCGCCGCGTCTTCACGCGCGAGCAGCTTCTGGACGCCGTCTGGGGCCGCGACATCCATGTGGAGCTGCGCACGGTGGACGTGCACATCCGCCGCCTCCGCAAGGCGATCAACGATGAGGGCGAGGTGGACCTGATCCGCACCGTCCGTTCGGCCGGCTACGCGCTGGACGCCGACGGCGGCTGACCCGCCCGCCGGCAAGCGCCTCCATCGCAGCCCAGCCGTAGCTCCCGAGGATCCGGCCGCACGTGCGGCCGGCGGAAAGCTTCAGCTTTCCGAAACCAAGCGCGCGGAGCGCGCGCCCGGCTTTTGAGGGCAGAAAATCAGATCACCAGTTCAATCAGGAAGGGCCCGGGGCGCGCGAAGCTCTGCGCCATCAGGTCGGCCACCTGATCCAGCGTGGTGGCCTGCGCCGCCTCCACGCCCATGGATTCCGCCAGCTTCACCCAGCCGATATCGGGGTTGCCGAGGTCCAGCATGTTCATCGCCGTCGGGCCCGGATTGGCGCCCACATTGCGGTATTCGCCGATCAGGATCTGGTACTTGCGGTTGGAGAGGATGATCGTCGTCACCGGCAGCCGCTCGCGCGCCTGGGTCCAGAGCCCCTGCACCGTGTACATGGCCGAGCCATCCGCCTGCAGCGCGATGACGCGCCGCCCAGCCCCGCCGATCGCCGCCCCCGTGGCCAGCGGCACGCCGCAGCCGATGGCGCCGCCCGTGATCTGCAGCCAGTCATGCGCGGGTGCCGCATGGGTGTGCGGGAAGAAGCCGCGGCCGTAGCTCACCGCCTCATCCACGATGATGGCGCCTTCCGGCATCAGCGCCGCCACGGTGCGCGCCAGCCCCTCGGGCGTCGGCGCGCCGCGCTCGGCCTCGGGCCGCGGGCCGGCATCCGGCATGGCGACCTTGGGCGCATTCAGCTCCTCGGCGAGCGCGGCCAGGGCGGTCACCGCATCCTGCTCGGGCCGCGTCAGCACCGTGATCGTCGCATGCTCCGGATGGTGGCGGGAGGGCATGTTCGGGTAGGCGAAGAAGCCGATGGGCGCCTTGGAGCCGACCAGGATGATGTGCTCGTAATCCTTCAGCCGCGCGATCGCCTGGTCCGCCGGATAGGGCACCCGCTCGAGCTGGAGGCGGCCGCGGCCGCGCTGGAACTTGGCGTTGGAGGTCTCGGCCAGCAGATGCGCGCCGGTCGCCTGCGCGATGCGGTTGGCCTCGACCTGCGCGGCCTCGCTCGTGCCCATGGTGCCGCCCAGCAGGACCAGCACGTTCTTCTTCTCGCGCAGCACGCGCGCTGCATTGCGGATGGCGTGCATCTCGGCCTGCGGCACGGCGGGCACGGGCAGGGCGTCCGCCACCACGCCGCCGTCATCCCAGCAGGTGTCGGAGGGCAGGATCATGGTGGCGATCTGCCCGGGCGAGGTGCGGGCGGCCTGCACTGCGCTGGCCGCGTCGGCGCCCACGTCCTGGGCCTTGGTGCTGGTCCGCACCCATTGCGAGACGCCGCGGGCGAAGCCCTCGGTATCGGCGGTCAGCGGCGCGTCGAAGGGGCGGTGATAGGTCGCCTGGTCGCCCACGCAGTTCACGATGCCCGAGCGCGCGCGCCGGGCGTTGTGCAGGTTGGAGAGGCCATTGGCCAGGCCCGGGCCGCAATGCAGCAGCGTCACCGCGGGCTTGCCCGTCATGCGCCAATAGCCATCCGCGGCGCCGGTCACGACATTCTCCTGCAAACCCAGCACGCAGCGCATGCCGGGGATGCGGTCGAGTGCCGCCACGAAATGCATCTCGCTCGTGCCGGGGTTGGAGAAGCAGACCTCCACGCCGCTCTTCAGCAGGCTATGCACAAGGCTTTCGGCACCGTTCACGCGAATTCTCCCAAGGACTGGACGTGGCAGACAGCCTGGGCCACAGAAGCATTCCGGGCAAGACGGGGGTCGCGATGTCGAAGTCCACGGGCAGCAAGATCTGGTTCATCGGCTTCATCGTGGGCGCGCTCGCCATGATGGCCTTCCACCAGGCCTTCCTGCATGTCCTGCACCACCACGCGCACAAGCTGCCCATGCTGACCGATGCCGTCGGCCGCTTCCCCATGGCCTTCGACCTCCGCCCGGCCCCGCCCTTCGGCCTGCCCCTGCTGGCCATGCAGGGCCTCTGGGGCGGCGTCTGGGGCATCATCATCGCGGGGCTGGTGCGCGTCACCCGCGCCGAGAATTTCGACCTGCCGCTCGGCCTCGTCTTCGGCGCCCTCGCCATCACGGCGGTGGAGACCACCGGCCTGCCCGGCCTGATCGGCCTCCCCATCCTGAACAGCGCGAACGAACCGGCCCTGATCCGGGCCGCGGTGCTCAATGGCGCCTTCGGCTTCGGCGTCGTCTTCCTCCTGCGCCCCTTCGCGGTGCGCGGCTGAACCGCCATATGGCGGTCATGGACACGCCCGACCTCCAGGTCCGCCCGGACCCCGCCGACCCCCGACTGACCCGCCGCGTCACCGGCCTCGACCATACCGGCGCCGAGGTGGAGACCAGCGTCACCATGGAACGCCCCCTCACGCTCTATCTGAACGGGCAGGAGATCGTGACCATGATGACGATCCTCGACCGCCCGGAGGACCTGGCCGTGGGCTACCTGCTCAACCAGGGCATGCTGCGCGCGGAGGACCGGCTGACGGCGGTGGATTATGATGACGACCTCGGCGTCGTCGTCGTCCGCACCGAGGCGCGGACGGATTTCGAGGAAAAGCTGAAGAAGAAGACGCTCACCTCCGGCTGCGCCCAGGGCACCGCCTTCGGCGACCTCATGGAGGGCTTCGCGAGCGTGCGCCTCTCCACCGAGGTGAAGCTCCGCACCAGCGACCTCTACCGCCTGCTGCACCGGATCAACACGATCCCCTCGCTCTACCTGGAGGCCGGCGCCATCCATGGCTGCGCGCTGGCGGCGGCCGACCAGCCGCTCTGCTACATGGAGGATGTCGGCCGCCACAACGCGGTGGACAAGATCGCCGGCTGGATGTTCCGCGCCGGCGTCTCCGGGGCGGACAAGATCTTCTACACGACCGGGCGCCTCACCTCGGAGATGGTGATCAAGACGGTGCGGATGGGCATTCCCATCCTGCTTTCGCGCTCGGGCTTCACCGCCTGGGGCGTGGAACTCGCGCGCGAGGCGAACCTGACGCTGATCGGCCGCTGCAAGGGCAAGCGCTTCACCGTGCTGGCGGGCGAGGGCCGCATGGTCTTCGACGCCGACCCCCGCTACGTCGAGGAGGAGAGCGCCAAGCACTGGCGCAAGAACTCGGCCGAGGCAGAGTAGGGGTCCACCCGCCCAACAAACCGGCAGAGGCTCCGTTCAAAAAATGTCCATGCGGGCCGAAGGCTCTTTTCATCGGGGTTGAGGGGCGCATCATCCCCGGATGACCGCGCCCCGCCAGATGGCCCTCGCCACCCTCGTCCAGCCGAATGGCAACCACCTCGCCGCCTGGCTCGCCCCCGGCGCGCAGCCCGATGCCGGCACCGACATCGCCTGGTGGCAGCGCATCGCGCAGATCGCCGAGCAGGGGAAGTTCGACCTCTTCTTCATCGCCGACACGCCCACCGTCCGCACCGACGACATGCGGATCTGGAGCCACGCGCCCGTCTTCATGAACCAGCTCGAGCCGCTGACGCTGCTCTCGGCCGTGGCGGGCGCCACGAAGCGCATCGGCCTCGGCGCCACCGTCTCCACCAGCTTCAGCGAGCCCTACAACGTGGCGCGCTTCTTCGCCTCGCTCGACCACATCTCGCATGGGCGGGCCGCCTGGAATGTCGTCACCTCGGCCAATGACTTCGCCGCGCGCAACTTCGGCCACGCCAAGCTCCCCCCGCACAGCGAGCGCTACGAGCGCGCGGGGGAATTCGTGGAGGTGGTGAAGAAGCTCTGGAACAGCTGGGAGCCGGACGCCTTCGTCTATGACACCCAGGAAAAGCTGACCTTCGACCCCGCGAAATTCCACCTCGTCCAGCATGAGGGCAAGCATTTCCGCGTGCATGGCGGGCTGAACATCGCCCCCGCCCCGCAGGGCCACCCCGTCATCATCCAGGCCGGCGCGTCCGACACCGGCAAGGAACTCGCCGCCGCCACCGCCGAGGTCGTGTTCGGCACCTCCGCCACGATCAAGAGCGCCGTCGCCTTCTACAGTGACCTCAAGGGCCGCATGGCGAAATACGGGCGCGCGCCCGAGCATCTGAAGATCCTGGGCGGCATCACCGTCATCGTCGGCGACACCGTCGCGGAAGCCGAAGCCCTGAACCGCGAGTACCAGGAGCTGCTGCACCCCGCCGTCGGCGTCATGCGCCTCGGCCAGGACCTGGAGACCGACCTCTCCGACCTGCCGCTGGACGAACCCGTGCCCGAATCCCGCATCCCCGCCGCCAGCAACCACCACCAGGCCTATTTCGCCGAGATCGCCGGCCTGATCCGCGAGGGGCTCACGCTCCGCCAGGTGGCCCAACGCTACAACCGCAGCAAGGCGACGCTCTGCGGCACCCCCGCGCAGATCGCCGACCTGATGCAGGAGTGGATGGAGGCCGGCGCCTGCGACGGCTTCATGGTCACCTTCCCCGTCATGCCGCGCGGGCTGCAGGATTTCGTGGACAAGGTGGTGCCGGAACTCCAGCGCCGCGGCCTGTTCCGCCAGGACTACACCGGCACCACGCTGCGCGCGCATCTCGGCCTGCCGCGCCCCCGCCACCCCGCCGAGGAGACCCCCGCATGACCCTGCCCCGCCGCTCCCTTCTCGCCGCTCCGCTGGTCCTGCCCGGCCTCGCCACGGCGCAAACCGTGGATGGCTGGCCCAACCGCCCGGTGCGCCTCGTCATCGCCTTCGCGGCCGGCGGCGCGCTGGACGCCATCGCCCGCTCCATGGGGCGGCACATGGAGCGCGAATACGGCCAGCCCTTCGTGGTGGATGCGCGCAGCGGGGCGGGCGGGCGCATCGGCACCGCGCATGTCGGTCGTTCCCCAGGCGATGGCTATACCCTGCTCGTCACCAGCAGCGCGGCGCATGGCGTGGCCCCGGGCCTCTACCCGGACCTGCCCTATCACCCGATGAACGACTTCACCCATATCGGCCTGGTCGGCACCGCGCCCATGGTGCTGCTGGCCAGCGCCAATGCCCCCTACCGGGACCTGGCGGGCCTCGTCGCCTCCGCCCGCGCGCGCGGCACGCCGGTCAATTTCGGCTCGCCCGGGATCGGCAGCCTCGGCCACCTCACCGGCGAACTCGCCGGCCGCACGCTGGGCATCCCCGTGCAGCACGTCTCCTACCGCGGCTCGGCCCCCGCGCAGCTCGACCTGTTGGCCGGGCAGCTCGAACTGGTCTCGGACAACCCCTCCTCGCATAGCGGGCCGATGCAGGCCGGGCGCATCCGCTGCCTTGCCGTCGCCGCGCCCGCACGCATGGCCGCCTTCCCCGATGCGCCCACCTGGGCCGAGCAGGGCTACCCGCAGATGGTCGCCAGCGCCTGGTATGGCTTCTCCGGGCCGGCAGGCATGACGCCGGCCATCACCCAGCGCCTCAATGCCAGCCTCGCCGCCTGGCTCGCCACGCCCGAGGCACGGGAATTGCTGCGCGGCATGGCGATGCAGCCGGAAGGGCGGATGTCCCCCGCCGAATACACCGCCTTTGTCGCCTCGGAAGTCGCGCGATGGGCCAATGTCGCACGCGAGGCGAATGTCAGGGTCGAAGGATAAAGGGCCTCCGGCGGCTGGGGCCGCGGGCCCCAGACCCCATCAGTTGACGCGGCGCCATACCCGCCGGACAAGCGCCACATGCACGAGACCTATGGCGTCATCCTGGCAGGCGGACTCGCGCGGCGGATGGGCGGGGGGGACAAGCCCCTCCGCACCCTCGCCGGCAAGCCGATGCTCGACCACGTCATCGCCCGCATCGGGCCGCAATGTGCGACGCTGGCGCTCAACGCCAATGGCGACCCGGCCCGTTTCGCCGCCCATGGCCTGCCCGTCCTGCCCGACACCCTGCCCGACCACCCGGGCCCGCTCGCCGGCATCCTCGCCGCCATGGAGGCCTCGCCCTTGCCCTGGGTGGTGACGGTGCCCGGCGATTCCCCCTTCCTGCCGGAGGACCTGGTCGCGCGCCTGCACGCCGCGCGCGAGGCCGCCGGCACGCCCATGGCCTGCGCCGCCTCGGGCGGCTACGCCCACCCGCCCATCGCCCTCTGGCCGCGCGAACTGGCCGCGGCCCTGCGTCAGGCCGTCACCGAAGGCGAGCGGAAGATCGACCGCTGGACCGCCCGCCATGGCGTCGCCCATGCCGAATGGCCCACCACCCCCTTCGACCCCTTCTTCAACGCCAATACCCCCGAGGAACTGGCGGAGGCAGAGAGGCTCTTGCTCAACCGGGGTGTTTCGCCGTAACGCTCAGGGACGCTTTCCGGGAGACAAGAACATGAAGGCCGTCATCACCGGCATCCTCGCCGCCACCATCCTGTCCGTCGCCGCCGCCTTCGTGCTCGACACGCGCGTGCAGGAATCGGCCGAGCAGCGCTTCGCCACCTCGGGCGTCCGCCTCTAAGGCCCGAACCGGGCCGGCCCGCGCCGGCCCGCCTGACGCGTCAGGGGCGTAGAACGACCCGCCCCACGGCCCGCCGCCCGCGCACCTCGGCCATCGCCTCGCGGAACTGCGCGAGCGGGAAGCCCGCGTGCACCTCGGGCCGGAGCTTCCCTTCGGCCCACCATGCCACCAGCTGGTCCCACAGCGCCCGCACCCGGGCCGCGTGCAGATCGCGCCCATCGCCCGGCGACCAGCCGAGATAGGTGCCCCAGTTGAGCCCGGCCACCGCGATGTTCTTGAGCAGCAGGATATTCGCCGGCACCGTCGGGATGCGCCCCGCCGCATAGCCCACCGTCACCAGCGTTCCGCCATCGGCCAGGCAGCGGAGCGATTCGTCGAAGACATCGCCGCCCAGCGTGTCCAGCACGCAGGCGACACCCGCGCCGCCCGTGATGTCCCGCACCGCGTCCCGGAAGGGCGCATCACTGTCCAGCACCGCATCCGCGCCGCGGGCGTGCAGCATGGCATGCTTCGCCGCCCCGGCCCGTGCGATGACCCGCGCGCCCAGCGCCTTCAGGATCTCGACACCCGCGAGCCCCACGCCGCCCGCCGCGCCATGCACCAGCACCCAGTCGCCCGCCTGCACCCGCCCGCGCCACATCAGCGCCGAGGCGGCGGTCGGATAGCTGATCGGAAAGGCCACGGCGGGCTCCAGCGGCAGCCCGTCCGGGATGGGCACCACATGGATGGCGTCCACCACCGCCTCCTCCGCGAAGCCGCCCCAGTCCAGCGCGGCAAAGACCCGCGTGCCGACGGGCAAGGGCCCTTCCAGCACCGTCCCCACCACCTCGGTCCCCGGCGCGAAGGGAAGCGGCGGCTTGCGCTGGTATTTGCCCGCGACAACCAGCTGCACGGCGAAGGAGACCCCCACCGCCGCGATCCTGATCCGCACCGCGCCCGGCCGCATCGGCGGGCGCGGCACCTCCTTCACCTCCAGCGCGTCGAAATCGCGCCAGGATTCGCAGATCAACGCACGCATCATCTCACTCACCCTTGATGTCCGCCTCGCGGATCAGCCGGCCGAAGCGCTCATATTCCGTGCGCACGAAGCGCCCGAAGGCCTCGGGCGTGCTCGCCACCGGCTCGGCGCCCATCGAGCGGAACCGCGCCTGCGCCTCGGGCGTCGCCGCCATCCGCGCCACGGATTCCTGGATGCGCGTGGCCACCGCCAGCGCCATGCGCGGCGGGCCCCACATCCCGTACCAGGTGGTCATCTCGTAGCCCGGCACCGTCTCGGCCACGATGGGCAGTTCCGGATGGTCCGGCAGCCGCGCCAGGGTGGTGACGGCCAGCGCCCGCAGCCGCCCCGCCCGCACATGCCCGGCCGAGGAAGCCAGGCTGTCGAACATCACCTGCACCGTGCCGCCCAGCAGATCCTGCAGCGCCGGGCCGGAGCCGCGATAGGGCACATGCACCATGTCCGTCCGCGTCATCAGCTTGAACAGCTCGCCCGCCAGGTGCGGCGCACCGCCGATCGAGGAGGAAGCATAGGAAAGCCGCCCCGGCTGCGCCCGCGCCAGGGCGATCAGCTCCGCCACGTTGCGCGCCGGCACCGCCTCATTCACCACCAGCACCAGCGGCACCTTCACGATCTCGGAAATCGGCGTGAAGTCGGTCAGCGCGTCGTAGGGCATGTTCCGCTGCAGGTGCGGCACGATGACATGGGCCGAGGCATTCACCAGCAGCGTCGTCCCATCCGGCGCGGCGCGCGACACCTCGCCCGCGCCGATGGCGCCCCCCGCCCCAGGCCGGTTCTCCACCAGCGAGGGCTGCATGCCCGCGGACGCGACGCGGCCCACAAGGTCGGTCGGCCCGCCGGGCGGATAGGGCACGATGAAGCGCGTCGGCCGCTCCTGCGCCTGCGCCACCCTTTGGGCGGCCATGGCACCGCCCAGCGCCGGCATGGCCAGCATGGCCCGTCTTGTCGCGATCATCCGCCCTCCCTTTCCAGTCGTGGATTTTGGGCGATGATAGGCGCAACACAGAGGAACGCCATGTCCCAACCCTTGAAGCCCTATGAAGGCCTGGTCGTGCTGGACGCCGCGCAGGGCATCGCCGGCCCCTATTGCGGCATGCTGCTGGCGCAGGCCGGCGCCACCGTCATCAAGCTGGAGCCGCCCAAGGGCGACTGGTCGCGCGGACTCACCTCGCGCGCGGGCAGCCACAGCGTGATGCACACCGCCTTCAACCGCGGCAAGCGCAGCCTGGTGCTGGACCTCGCCACACCCGAGGGCCAGGCGCGCGTGGCGAAACTCGCCGCCCGCGCCGATATCCTGATCGAGGCCTTCCGCCCCGGCGTCGCCGCCCGCATCGGCCTCGCACCCGAGGCGGCGAAGGCGGACGCCGTCTGCGTCTCGGTCTCGGGCTTCGGGCAGACGGGCCCCTATCGCGAGCGGCCCTGCACCGATGGCATCGCCCAGGCCTTCTCCGGCCTCGTCGCCGTCAACACCGGCGCCGATGGCGTGCCGCACAAGGCGGGCACGCTGGTGGTGGACGTCGTCACCGGCATCTCCGCCTTCGCGGCCTGCCAGGCCGCTCTCGCCGAGCGCGCGCAGGATGCGGCCGCCGGGCGGCCCGGGCGGCGGCGGCACCTCGATGTCTCGCTGATGCAGACGGCCGCCGCGCTGATGGTGCTGCCCATCTCGGAATCCGGCCTGCTCGGCCGCATGCCGGGCGAGCTGAACACACCCGCCGGCAGCTACCCGACCAAGGACGGCGCCTGGATCATGTTCGCCCTGGTGCGCGAGGAGGAGTGGGTGACGCTCTGCCGCACCATCGGCCGCACCGACCTGCTGGAAGACCCGCGCTTCACCGACTTCAAGGCGCGCTTCGCCAACAAGCCCGCCCTCATCGCCATCCTGCGCGAGGAATTCATGACGCGCGACGCCGCCGAATGGGTCGCGCTGCTGCAAGGCGCCCGCCTGCTGTGTGACCGCGTGAACACGCCGCTCGAATTCCTGGCGGATCCGCATGTCCAGGCGGTGGGCGCCGCGCCCCTCCTGCAGCAGCCCGAACTCGGCGCCCTGCCCTTCCCCGCCATCCCGGGCTTCGGCGCCTGGGAGCAACCCGCCCCCGCGCTGGGCGAGGACACGGACGCGCTGCTCGCCGAATGGGGGATCTGAGCCATGGCGCATGACGCCCAGGGCAACCGCGCCAGCTTCGCCTCGGCCGAGGCCGCCCGCGCCTTCGACCACATGGTGGAGGGCTTCCTCAAATACCGGCTGGACACGCCGCAGCGCCTGAAGGCGGCGCTGCAACTCGACCCCGAGGCGCCCCTGCCGCACATGATGCAGGCCGGCTTCGCCATGCTGGCCTACAAGGCCGCGCATGTGCCGGCCGCCCGCGCCGCGCTCGACCAGGCGCGCAAGCTCGGCGGCAACCCGCGCGAGCAGATGCACCTGGCGGCGCTCGACGCCTGGGCCGATGGCGCGCAGGACCGCGCCATCGCGATCTGGGAACGCATCATCGCCGAGCACCCGCGCGACATCATGGCCTTCCGCTTCCACCATTTCGGGGCCTTCTGGATGGGCCGCGCGCCCGCCATGTGGAACGCCGTCGAGGGCATCCTGCCGCATTGGGACGGCGAGGTGCCGGGCTATGGCTCGGTCCTCGCCTGCCGCGCCTTCGCCAATGAGGAGGCGGGGCACCTGCTCATCGCCGAGCATGCGGGGCGTGAGGCCATCCGCCGCGACCCGGCCGATCTCTGGGCCGCCCATGCCGTGGCCCATGTGCTGGAGATGCAGGGCCGCCGGGCCGAGGGCATCGCCTGGATCACCGGCCTGAGCCGCCATTTCGAGGGCGGCAACAACCTGAAGCACCACATCTTCTGGCACCAGGCCATGTTCCACCTGGAGCGCGGCGAACATGCCGAGGTGCTGCACCTCTACGACACCGGCTTCCGCAACCTGGACAGCCCCGTCACCCAGATGCAGCCCGACCTCTACATCGACTGCCAGAACGCCGCCTCCATGCTGTTCCGGCTGGAGCGCCAGGGCGTGGATGTCGGCGACCGCTGGGAGGAACTGGCCGAAAAGGCCGAGGCCCGCATCGGCGACTGCCTTTCCGCCTTCACCCTGCCGCATTGGATGATGGCGCTCTGCGCCGCCGGCCGCTTCGAGGCGGCGGAGCGGATGCTGGCCGCGATGCGGGATTATTGCGGCGCCAACAGCGGCGAGAACCCCCGCGTGGTGCGCGAGGCGGCACTGCCCTGCTGCGAGGCGCTGCTGCTGCGCGCCCGCGGCATGCACGCGGCGGCGGTCGCCGTGATGCGCCCGGCCCTGGGCGGCATGCATGAGCTGGGCGGCAGCCACGCCCAGCAGGATGTGCTCGAACAGCTCTTCCTCGATTGCGCCATGGCGGCCGGCCTCGACGCGGACGCGCAATTGCTGCTGGAGCGCGTCACCGGCCGCTGGCCGACCCCGCCCGAGCGCCGGGTGGGATATCGTTCGGCCACGATCGGCTGGCGGGGCTGACCACCGCCAAGCCACTGTCCTGATTCAATGATTTGACAGGAAAATCTTTTTGCGGTGTCAATCCGGTCGCCGCCGCGTATATAGCGGC
This region of Sediminicoccus rosea genomic DNA includes:
- a CDS encoding Bug family tripartite tricarboxylate transporter substrate binding protein, giving the protein MTLPRRSLLAAPLVLPGLATAQTVDGWPNRPVRLVIAFAAGGALDAIARSMGRHMEREYGQPFVVDARSGAGGRIGTAHVGRSPGDGYTLLVTSSAAHGVAPGLYPDLPYHPMNDFTHIGLVGTAPMVLLASANAPYRDLAGLVASARARGTPVNFGSPGIGSLGHLTGELAGRTLGIPVQHVSYRGSAPAQLDLLAGQLELVSDNPSSHSGPMQAGRIRCLAVAAPARMAAFPDAPTWAEQGYPQMVASAWYGFSGPAGMTPAITQRLNASLAAWLATPEARELLRGMAMQPEGRMSPAEYTAFVASEVARWANVAREANVRVEG
- the mobA gene encoding molybdenum cofactor guanylyltransferase MobA; its protein translation is MHETYGVILAGGLARRMGGGDKPLRTLAGKPMLDHVIARIGPQCATLALNANGDPARFAAHGLPVLPDTLPDHPGPLAGILAAMEASPLPWVVTVPGDSPFLPEDLVARLHAAREAAGTPMACAASGGYAHPPIALWPRELAAALRQAVTEGERKIDRWTARHGVAHAEWPTTPFDPFFNANTPEELAEAERLLLNRGVSP
- a CDS encoding NADPH:quinone oxidoreductase family protein, with amino-acid sequence MMRALICESWRDFDALEVKEVPRPPMRPGAVRIRIAAVGVSFAVQLVVAGKYQRKPPLPFAPGTEVVGTVLEGPLPVGTRVFAALDWGGFAEEAVVDAIHVVPIPDGLPLEPAVAFPISYPTAASALMWRGRVQAGDWVLVHGAAGGVGLAGVEILKALGARVIARAGAAKHAMLHARGADAVLDSDAPFRDAVRDITGGAGVACVLDTLGGDVFDESLRCLADGGTLVTVGYAAGRIPTVPANILLLKNIAVAGLNWGTYLGWSPGDGRDLHAARVRALWDQLVAWWAEGKLRPEVHAGFPLAQFREAMAEVRGRRAVGRVVLRP
- a CDS encoding Bug family tripartite tricarboxylate transporter substrate binding protein encodes the protein MIATRRAMLAMPALGGAMAAQRVAQAQERPTRFIVPYPPGGPTDLVGRVASAGMQPSLVENRPGAGGAIGAGEVSRAAPDGTTLLVNASAHVIVPHLQRNMPYDALTDFTPISEIVKVPLVLVVNEAVPARNVAELIALARAQPGRLSYASSSIGGAPHLAGELFKLMTRTDMVHVPYRGSGPALQDLLGGTVQVMFDSLASSAGHVRAGRLRALAVTTLARLPDHPELPIVAETVPGYEMTTWYGMWGPPRMALAVATRIQESVARMAATPEAQARFRSMGAEPVASTPEAFGRFVRTEYERFGRLIREADIKGE
- a CDS encoding CaiB/BaiF CoA transferase family protein; protein product: MSQPLKPYEGLVVLDAAQGIAGPYCGMLLAQAGATVIKLEPPKGDWSRGLTSRAGSHSVMHTAFNRGKRSLVLDLATPEGQARVAKLAARADILIEAFRPGVAARIGLAPEAAKADAVCVSVSGFGQTGPYRERPCTDGIAQAFSGLVAVNTGADGVPHKAGTLVVDVVTGISAFAACQAALAERAQDAAAGRPGRRRHLDVSLMQTAAALMVLPISESGLLGRMPGELNTPAGSYPTKDGAWIMFALVREEEWVTLCRTIGRTDLLEDPRFTDFKARFANKPALIAILREEFMTRDAAEWVALLQGARLLCDRVNTPLEFLADPHVQAVGAAPLLQQPELGALPFPAIPGFGAWEQPAPALGEDTDALLAEWGI
- a CDS encoding tetratricopeptide repeat protein yields the protein MAHDAQGNRASFASAEAARAFDHMVEGFLKYRLDTPQRLKAALQLDPEAPLPHMMQAGFAMLAYKAAHVPAARAALDQARKLGGNPREQMHLAALDAWADGAQDRAIAIWERIIAEHPRDIMAFRFHHFGAFWMGRAPAMWNAVEGILPHWDGEVPGYGSVLACRAFANEEAGHLLIAEHAGREAIRRDPADLWAAHAVAHVLEMQGRRAEGIAWITGLSRHFEGGNNLKHHIFWHQAMFHLERGEHAEVLHLYDTGFRNLDSPVTQMQPDLYIDCQNAASMLFRLERQGVDVGDRWEELAEKAEARIGDCLSAFTLPHWMMALCAAGRFEAAERMLAAMRDYCGANSGENPRVVREAALPCCEALLLRARGMHAAAVAVMRPALGGMHELGGSHAQQDVLEQLFLDCAMAAGLDADAQLLLERVTGRWPTPPERRVGYRSATIGWRG